The Musa acuminata AAA Group cultivar baxijiao chromosome BXJ2-2, Cavendish_Baxijiao_AAA, whole genome shotgun sequence genome contains the following window.
CTTGTATGGTCAATAGTTATTCTCTCTAATATCCCAAAGGAAGGTGATTTGATAATGCTGAAAATAATTGGCATGCAAACACAGTCATCGTTCATGAATCTTTCTCTGGATGTGATGGGAATAGATGAAAGAGAATGGAGTAAAGTAGCATAGAAAAGATATGAACTATCAGTGAAATTTTTGAAGAATATGAAAATTTCATAGATGGTGTGCTACAAGTGCAAAGCCTGAAATGCCAGAATATATATTAGACAAAGCATCAATGACAAGGGATTATTACCAGCATAAAAGCAATGAACCATGAACTCAGCTAATTATTTTAATTAGACTTCTAATGAAGAATTGTATGCTGCTAATCTTGGGTCACTTGGACAAAAATCAGTGACGCATTACTACGTCCTTGTTAGAGTTGTTCTCAATTCtagtattttctttttagtatCAAGAGACGATTGCTTTATTTAAAGATGCCTATATGAAACCCATAAAGCCCTTATTCTGGCAATATTAATCTCTGCTACATGTTTTTTCCAAGTACCAGACGAGGTATTTTGGCAATCTACAGCTGTTATTTTCTATAGTTGACTATCGCAAGATGTACATTTGACTTCCTTAATCTTACACTGCCTTTGACCAGCCATGTCAAAGCATGAGATTCCTCATCATTCTCGTGGCAATTGAGGATGTCTACTAGATAAACCCATTCAAATAGTATGCCTATGCCTTTATCCTTCTAACAATGCTTCTTTACTTATATTAAACTTTGATTCTGGATTATGGCCCCATGGGACAAAAGAACAGCAGGTCCGGATGCAGTGCAAACTTGGGATACAAAAGAATGCCAGGCTACTGTTGACGTTGTATAGATGGATGGCAGCAACAAGTTTTACCCCTTCAATCGGATTCAGACTTTATAGGTCCTAACATCTCGACAGCTGGTCAATCATAAACAACAAAATGAGGGAACACAGGATTCCAGCATTGCCACCCGTCGATCCACCATTAAAGCTCTCTTCCATGGCGGGCATTGTAAGGTCATAAAAGCTAAGGGAATCTAACTGAGACATGCAACATCGAGAAAAGTTCGTCTCAATTTAACACCTCGATAAAGGAACGTATGACAACAAAACACAACAACCCAAAAAGCTATGCAAAAAAGAGAATGCGGACAAATTTGATTTGATTAAAGTAATAGACCAATGAAATGATCTTCTAGATAGCCAGGAGAGTGGTGGAAATGACTTCTTACCAGTAATGGAGTACGGACAAAAAGCCACCATCTTGCTGATTGTTTCAGCTCTTCCCCTTGCCCTTCAGGTCTGAATGCCGATAGCCATCCCCGTAGTAGAGCTGCAGGCGGCCGTCGAACGCTGCCGGAAGTTGGTTCTCTGCGTTGGCGGCGGCTGCAGCCGAACCGAAGAAGAATTGCAGGTTTGATCCGTCGACGGTAGAAGAGAGCCTCTGTAGGTGGTTGTGACTGTCGTGGTGCAGCTGAGGCAAATGAGCTGGTGAATTGGACTGAAGGGTCCCCCTGTTGAAACCTGCAAGACCCGACGAaatggagaagttgtggttgtagttGCCGGTCGCCGCGAAGGGGAAGAGATGGTCCTGCAGGGAAGAGAACTGCTGCATCTCTGGATGGTCGCCGGCGGCAGCAATGTTGAACGACAGCATTCCCGTCGGAGAGCTGTTTCCGAAGTGAGATTGGGAGGAAAACCCTGACGGCAGCGGGTGACTCCTTTGGGACTGGGCAAAGAGACAATCTTGGCCGAAGTAGTCCGCGTTAGAGACTTGCTTCTGAATGCAATTGTGGCTGGAGTTCCCGTCGCCTGCGGCAACAGGGATGGCTCTGTTACTGCCGCCGGTGAGAAGCTCCGTGAAAGAGGAGGTCTGAGGGTTCAGGTTCCGATGATGAGAGGCGACAATGTAGCCGCTATCGTCTCTATCCTCTTTATTCTTTGCTTCTCGTCCTCGTGCTCGCTCCCTGGCCTTGAT
Protein-coding sequences here:
- the LOC135583251 gene encoding transcription factor PCF6-like, whose amino-acid sequence is MELEENNHACKRSWAAGNGGQAAKIGRTEHQDEDEEDGERKGGGGADTSRWGPWQHHPSSRIFRVSRASGGKDRHSKVYTAKGLRDRRIRLSVSTAIQFYDLQDRLGYDQPSKAIEWLIKAAAAAINELPPLDCFPKPPDPCGDETMNADRDVEPSYDQQQQQQHPSNKSGCSSSSDTSKGSSVLSLSRPESSIKARERARGREAKNKEDRDDSGYIVASHHRNLNPQTSSFTELLTGGSNRAIPVAAGDGNSSHNCIQKQVSNADYFGQDCLFAQSQRSHPLPSGFSSQSHFGNSSPTGMLSFNIAAAGDHPEMQQFSSLQDHLFPFAATGNYNHNFSISSGLAGFNRGTLQSNSPAHLPQLHHDSHNHLQRLSSTVDGSNLQFFFGSAAAAANAENQLPAAFDGRLQLYYGDGYRHSDLKGKGKS